In Achromobacter xylosoxidans A8, a single window of DNA contains:
- a CDS encoding RluA family pseudouridine synthase, producing the protein MSDTASGADLVSDDELLGNSEDSPQGEPQFVTVPSSTRADRLDKVLAGLLPEHSRGRLQGWIEAGNVHVNGRPGKVRQTVGPGDELTVWPQPAPESLAFAPEPVDFAVVDESPDWIVVNKPAGLVTHPGAGNWSGTLLNGLLYRYPELTQVARAGIVHRLDKDTSGLMVVARNETAQTHLVRQLQARSMGREYVALAHGWLAAAGKVDRPIGRDSRVPVRMSVERPVAPKPAITHYAPARRGEADPGGRVTEVVCRLETGRTHQIRVHMASLGHPLLADTLYGGKNIVGAQRQMLHARALHFEDPGGRGEVEFAAAVPPDMGLVQEEIAWNA; encoded by the coding sequence ATGTCTGATACAGCCTCCGGCGCGGATCTCGTTTCTGATGATGAACTCCTGGGTAATTCCGAGGATTCTCCCCAGGGGGAACCGCAATTTGTAACCGTGCCTTCCAGCACGCGCGCTGACCGGCTGGACAAGGTGCTGGCGGGGCTGTTGCCCGAGCATTCCCGTGGCCGGCTGCAGGGTTGGATCGAGGCCGGCAACGTCCACGTGAACGGCAGGCCCGGCAAGGTGCGCCAGACGGTCGGTCCCGGTGATGAACTCACCGTCTGGCCTCAGCCCGCGCCTGAATCCCTGGCTTTCGCGCCCGAACCCGTCGATTTCGCAGTCGTCGACGAAAGCCCCGACTGGATCGTGGTGAACAAGCCCGCGGGCCTGGTCACGCACCCCGGCGCCGGCAATTGGAGCGGCACGCTGCTAAACGGCCTGCTGTACCGCTATCCCGAACTGACCCAGGTGGCGCGTGCCGGCATCGTGCATCGCCTGGACAAGGACACTTCCGGCCTGATGGTCGTGGCGCGCAACGAAACTGCCCAGACGCATCTGGTGCGCCAATTGCAGGCGCGCAGCATGGGCCGGGAATATGTGGCGCTGGCCCATGGCTGGCTGGCCGCGGCCGGCAAGGTCGATCGTCCCATCGGCCGCGATTCGCGCGTGCCGGTGCGCATGAGCGTGGAACGCCCGGTGGCGCCCAAGCCGGCCATTACCCATTACGCGCCCGCTCGCCGCGGCGAAGCGGATCCCGGCGGCCGCGTCACCGAAGTGGTGTGCCGCCTGGAAACCGGCCGCACCCATCAGATCCGCGTGCACATGGCCAGCCTGGGGCATCCGCTGCTGGCCGATACGCTTTACGGCGGCAAGAACATCGTGGGCGCGCAGCGGCAGATGCTGCATGCGCGCGCGCTGCATTTCGAAGATCCGGGCGGCCGCGGCGAAGTCGAGTTCGCCGCAGCCGTGCCTCCCGACATGGGCTTGGTCCAGGAAGAGATCGCATGGAACGCGTAG
- the tex gene encoding RNA-binding transcriptional accessory protein Tex, translating to MSETSAITYVAAGVDNARIVAQLATELGTRASQIASAVELLDDGATVPFIARYRKEATGGLDDTVLRNLEVRLGYLRELEERRGSILESISQQGKLTQALQQEIATADTKQRLEDLYAPYKPKRRTRAQIAREAGLEPLADGILADPACDPAALAAQYLNPEASINDAKAALDGARDILAERYAENADLLADMREHLWSTGLIHSKMVDGKETEGANFRDWFDFNEPLRTLPSHRILALLRGRQQGVLELRLGLEAELEAQTPHPCVARIAGFLKLGNGLFALDATPRARWLGEVCRWTWRVKLLTAFESELIGRLRESGETEAIRVFAANLKDLLLAAPAGPKAVLGLDPGIRTGCKVAVIDQTGKVVDTTTVYPFEPRRDREGTINTLAALVARHKVDLIAIGNGTASRESEKLVGDMMERFPNLKVTRVVVSEAGASVYSASETAALEFPDLDVTLRGAVSIARRLQDPLAELVKIDPKAIGVGQYQHDVNQRELARSLDAVVEDCVNAVGVDVNTASAALLARVSGLNSLLAKNIVAWRDENGAFPTREILRKVPRFGDKAFEQAAGFLRIPNGDNPLDASSVHPEAYPVVERIVAKIKAEVKQIIGQREALKGVSPSDFTDERFGLPTVRDIFAELEKPGRDPRPEFKTAQFKEGVETLNDLYPGMVLEGVVTNVANFGAFVDIGVHQDGLVHISALAEKFVKDPRDVVRVGQTVSVKVLEVDAARKRVALTMRLNDTAAPARRSADAPKGGDRNRRPQGDGGRGGSGAGAGMNSAMADAFAKLKR from the coding sequence ATGTCTGAAACTTCCGCTATCACGTACGTCGCCGCCGGCGTCGACAACGCCCGCATCGTCGCGCAGCTCGCCACCGAGCTGGGCACGCGCGCCTCCCAGATCGCTTCGGCGGTGGAACTACTGGACGATGGCGCCACCGTGCCCTTCATCGCCCGCTATCGCAAGGAAGCCACCGGCGGCCTGGACGATACCGTGCTGCGCAATCTCGAAGTGCGCCTGGGCTATCTGCGCGAACTCGAAGAGCGCCGCGGCTCCATTCTTGAATCCATCTCGCAGCAGGGCAAGCTCACGCAAGCGCTGCAGCAGGAAATCGCCACGGCCGACACCAAGCAGCGCCTAGAAGACTTGTACGCGCCGTACAAGCCCAAGCGCCGCACCCGCGCCCAGATCGCCCGCGAAGCAGGCCTGGAGCCGCTGGCCGACGGCATCCTGGCCGATCCCGCCTGCGACCCCGCCGCGCTGGCCGCGCAATACCTGAATCCGGAAGCGTCCATCAACGACGCCAAGGCCGCGCTCGACGGCGCGCGCGACATCCTGGCCGAGCGCTACGCGGAAAACGCGGACCTGCTGGCCGACATGCGCGAACACCTGTGGTCCACCGGCCTGATCCATTCCAAGATGGTCGACGGCAAGGAAACCGAGGGCGCCAATTTCCGCGACTGGTTCGACTTCAACGAGCCGCTGCGCACCCTGCCCTCGCACCGCATCCTGGCGCTGCTGCGCGGCCGCCAGCAAGGCGTGCTGGAACTGCGCCTGGGCCTGGAAGCCGAACTCGAAGCGCAGACGCCGCATCCCTGCGTGGCCCGCATCGCCGGCTTCCTGAAGCTGGGTAACGGCCTGTTCGCACTGGACGCCACGCCGCGCGCCCGCTGGCTGGGCGAAGTCTGCCGCTGGACCTGGCGCGTAAAGCTGCTGACGGCCTTCGAAAGCGAACTGATCGGCCGCCTGCGCGAAAGCGGCGAAACCGAAGCCATCCGCGTGTTCGCCGCCAACCTGAAGGACCTGCTGCTGGCCGCGCCGGCCGGCCCCAAGGCCGTGCTGGGCCTGGACCCCGGCATCCGCACCGGCTGCAAGGTCGCGGTGATCGACCAGACCGGCAAGGTCGTGGACACCACCACCGTGTACCCGTTCGAGCCGCGCCGCGACCGCGAAGGCACCATCAACACGCTGGCCGCCCTGGTGGCGCGCCACAAGGTCGACCTGATCGCCATCGGCAACGGCACCGCCTCGCGCGAAAGCGAAAAACTGGTGGGCGACATGATGGAACGCTTCCCGAACCTGAAGGTCACCCGCGTGGTGGTCTCCGAAGCCGGCGCTTCCGTCTATTCCGCGTCCGAAACCGCCGCCCTGGAATTCCCTGACCTGGACGTGACGCTGCGCGGCGCCGTGTCCATCGCGCGCCGCCTGCAGGATCCGCTGGCCGAACTGGTCAAGATCGATCCCAAGGCCATCGGCGTGGGCCAGTACCAGCATGACGTCAACCAGCGCGAGCTGGCGCGTTCGCTGGACGCCGTGGTCGAGGATTGCGTGAACGCCGTGGGCGTGGACGTGAACACCGCGTCCGCCGCCCTGCTGGCCCGCGTGTCCGGCCTGAATTCCCTGCTGGCCAAGAACATCGTCGCCTGGCGCGACGAGAACGGCGCCTTCCCAACCCGCGAGATCCTGCGCAAGGTGCCGCGCTTTGGCGACAAGGCGTTCGAGCAGGCCGCGGGCTTCCTGCGCATTCCCAACGGCGACAACCCGCTGGACGCCTCGTCGGTCCACCCGGAAGCCTATCCGGTGGTCGAACGCATCGTCGCCAAGATCAAGGCCGAAGTGAAGCAGATCATCGGCCAGCGCGAAGCCCTCAAGGGCGTGTCGCCGTCCGACTTCACCGACGAGCGCTTCGGTCTGCCGACGGTGCGCGACATCTTCGCCGAACTGGAAAAGCCCGGCCGCGATCCGCGCCCGGAATTCAAGACGGCGCAGTTCAAGGAAGGCGTCGAGACCCTGAACGACCTGTACCCGGGCATGGTGCTGGAAGGCGTCGTGACCAACGTGGCCAACTTCGGCGCGTTCGTCGACATCGGCGTGCACCAGGACGGCCTGGTCCACATCTCGGCCCTGGCCGAGAAGTTCGTGAAGGATCCGCGCGACGTCGTGCGCGTGGGCCAGACGGTGAGCGTGAAGGTGCTGGAAGTGGACGCGGCTCGCAAGCGCGTGGCGCTGACCATGCGCCTGAACGACACCGCGGCGCCCGCCCGCCGCAGCGCCGACGCGCCCAAGGGCGGCGACCGCAACCGCCGGCCGCAGGGCGACGGCGGCCGCGGTGGTTCCGGCGCCGGCGCCGGCATGAACAGCGCCATGGCGGACGCGTTCGCCAAGCTCAAGCGCTGA
- the pgeF gene encoding peptidoglycan editing factor PgeF, with protein sequence MERVVAGLPVVTGPEWAGVNYFCTTRAGGVGVAPHDTLNLGRRAGDDPDTVIENRRRVRAALPAEPLWLRQVHGSEVVDADQADLPDEPAVDASVTARPGRVLAVMVADCLPVVIADAQGTVLGAAHAGWRGLSGGVLEHTLAAMRAKAPQASGWRAWVGPGIGPQAFEVGQDVLDAFSQDDPAALRYFTPRPGLSGKWLADLAGLADFRLRRAGVQDVSLSGLCTVAGADRFFSYRRDGETGRMVLLAWLGGV encoded by the coding sequence ATGGAACGCGTAGTGGCAGGCCTGCCGGTAGTGACAGGCCCGGAATGGGCGGGCGTGAACTATTTCTGCACGACCCGGGCAGGGGGCGTCGGCGTCGCGCCGCACGACACCTTGAATCTGGGTCGCCGCGCTGGAGACGATCCGGACACGGTCATTGAAAACCGGCGCCGCGTGCGTGCCGCGCTGCCCGCCGAACCCCTGTGGCTGCGCCAGGTCCACGGCAGCGAAGTCGTGGACGCTGATCAGGCCGACCTCCCGGACGAGCCGGCGGTCGATGCCAGCGTCACGGCGCGGCCCGGCCGCGTCCTGGCCGTCATGGTGGCGGACTGCCTGCCGGTGGTCATCGCCGACGCGCAAGGCACGGTGCTGGGCGCGGCGCATGCCGGCTGGCGCGGCCTGTCGGGCGGCGTGCTGGAACATACGCTGGCCGCCATGCGCGCCAAGGCGCCGCAGGCTTCGGGCTGGCGCGCCTGGGTCGGACCGGGCATCGGTCCGCAGGCGTTCGAGGTCGGCCAGGACGTGCTGGATGCCTTCTCCCAGGACGATCCCGCGGCCTTGCGCTACTTCACGCCGCGGCCCGGGCTATCCGGAAAATGGCTGGCCGATCTCGCCGGATTGGCTGATTTCCGCCTGCGCCGCGCCGGAGTACAAGATGTCTCCTTGAGCGGACTGTGCACGGTGGCCGGGGCCGATCGATTCTTCTCGTACCGCCGTGATGGCGAAACCGGACGCATGGTGTTGCTGGCCTGGCTCGGCGGGGTTTGA
- a CDS encoding MFS transporter: MNASLRGLRNARILAVCQGLYIAAISIDLTLTALTGQMLAPHPALATLPFALITVAGAAVTWYASLLMQRIGRRAGFILGSLAGAAGGLISVAAVFASDFWLFCLGTALVGVFQAFAQYYRLAAADAVPAEAKSRAISVILTGGVIAAIAGPALAAWAKDIFPAAIFSGAYLMVALLGAASALLLLAYRDQEADGSQPADTQAAGLPARPLGEVMRQPIFVAALANNVVGSVSMMFVMTAAPLAAVACQHSIADGASIMQWHLIGMYAPAFFAGALINRLGLPRVLGMGMALNAACSLIAMQSTSLTAFHAALFCLGVGWNFMFVGGTTLLAQSYRPAERARVQGAAEMLRYATTALATLAAGPALARMGWEALNAAMLPIVGLAAVMTGWWALSRRTERVVA; this comes from the coding sequence ATGAACGCTTCCCTGCGCGGCCTGCGCAATGCCCGCATCCTCGCCGTCTGCCAAGGCCTGTACATCGCGGCGATCTCCATCGACCTGACCCTGACGGCGCTGACCGGCCAGATGCTGGCGCCGCATCCGGCGCTGGCGACGCTGCCTTTCGCGCTGATCACGGTGGCGGGCGCCGCGGTGACCTGGTATGCCTCCTTGCTCATGCAGCGCATCGGCCGGCGCGCCGGTTTCATATTGGGATCGCTTGCGGGCGCGGCCGGCGGGCTGATTTCCGTGGCCGCGGTCTTCGCCAGCGACTTCTGGCTCTTTTGCCTGGGCACGGCGCTGGTCGGCGTGTTCCAGGCCTTCGCGCAGTACTACCGGCTGGCGGCCGCGGACGCGGTGCCCGCCGAAGCCAAGAGCCGCGCCATCTCCGTGATTCTGACCGGCGGCGTCATCGCGGCCATTGCAGGACCGGCGCTGGCCGCCTGGGCCAAGGACATCTTTCCCGCCGCGATCTTCTCTGGCGCCTATCTGATGGTGGCCCTGCTGGGAGCGGCCAGCGCGCTGCTGCTCCTCGCCTACCGCGACCAGGAAGCCGACGGCAGCCAGCCCGCCGACACGCAGGCCGCGGGCCTGCCGGCCCGTCCCTTGGGCGAAGTCATGCGGCAGCCGATATTCGTGGCGGCGCTGGCCAACAATGTCGTGGGGTCGGTCTCGATGATGTTCGTCATGACAGCCGCGCCGCTCGCCGCTGTGGCCTGCCAGCACAGCATTGCCGACGGCGCCAGCATCATGCAGTGGCACCTCATCGGCATGTACGCCCCGGCGTTTTTCGCCGGCGCGTTGATCAACCGGCTGGGACTGCCGCGCGTGCTCGGCATGGGCATGGCGCTGAACGCGGCCTGCTCGCTGATCGCGATGCAATCGACTTCGCTCACGGCCTTCCATGCGGCATTGTTCTGCCTGGGCGTGGGCTGGAACTTCATGTTCGTAGGCGGCACCACGCTGCTGGCCCAATCCTACCGTCCCGCCGAACGGGCACGGGTGCAAGGGGCGGCCGAGATGCTGCGCTATGCCACCACCGCACTGGCCACGCTGGCCGCCGGGCCGGCGCTGGCGCGCATGGGCTGGGAGGCGCTGAATGCCGCCATGCTGCCCATCGTGGGCCTGGCCGCGGTCATGACAGGATGGTGGGCGCTGTCGCGCAGGACGGAACGGGTCGTCGCCTGA
- a CDS encoding tryptophan--tRNA ligase — MNTRVLTGITTSGTPHLGNYAGAIRPAVQASAQPGVDAFFFMADYHALIKCDDPARVARSRLEIAATWLAVGLDHERVTFYRQSDIPEIPELTWLLNCVTAKGLMNRAHAYKASVDQNTEKGLEPDDGVTMGLFSYPVLMAADIVMFNANKVPVGRDQIQHLEMARDIAQRFNHLYGRDYFTLPEVVIEEDVATLPGLDGRKMSKSYNNTIPLFEGGASALRAAVMRIVTDSRAPGEPKDAENSHLYTIYRAFATHEQAATLRKQLEEGMGWGEAKQALYDHLENLLAPMREKYFDLMANPGRIEDILQAGAAKARKLATPFMHELRQAVGLRNLDAASGARAAQPKKEKGKGARFVSFRDEDGGFRFRLLAADGEELLLSQRFADPKEAGALMRRLQSEPADAVLQADGQGYAAMIDGVAVATAPAGAQDASGASLARARAALSSLSQE; from the coding sequence ATGAATACCCGCGTCCTTACCGGCATCACCACCTCTGGAACTCCCCACCTCGGCAATTACGCGGGCGCCATCCGTCCCGCCGTTCAGGCCAGCGCGCAGCCCGGCGTGGACGCATTCTTCTTCATGGCGGACTACCATGCCCTCATCAAGTGCGACGACCCCGCCCGCGTGGCGCGCTCGCGCCTGGAAATCGCCGCCACCTGGCTGGCGGTGGGGCTGGACCACGAACGCGTGACCTTCTACCGGCAGTCGGACATCCCGGAGATTCCCGAACTGACCTGGCTGTTGAACTGCGTCACCGCCAAGGGCCTGATGAACCGGGCGCATGCGTACAAGGCGTCGGTGGACCAGAACACGGAGAAGGGCCTGGAACCGGACGACGGCGTCACGATGGGCTTGTTCTCGTATCCGGTGCTGATGGCGGCGGACATCGTCATGTTCAACGCCAACAAGGTGCCCGTGGGCCGCGACCAGATCCAGCATCTGGAAATGGCGCGCGACATCGCCCAGCGTTTCAACCACCTGTATGGCCGCGATTACTTCACGCTGCCGGAAGTCGTGATCGAAGAGGACGTGGCGACCTTGCCAGGCCTGGACGGCCGCAAGATGTCCAAGAGCTACAACAACACCATTCCGCTGTTCGAGGGCGGCGCCAGCGCGCTGCGCGCGGCGGTGATGCGCATCGTGACCGATTCGCGCGCGCCGGGCGAGCCCAAGGACGCCGAGAATTCGCATCTGTACACCATCTACCGCGCCTTCGCCACGCACGAACAGGCCGCCACGCTGCGCAAGCAACTCGAAGAGGGCATGGGCTGGGGCGAGGCCAAGCAGGCGTTGTACGACCATCTTGAAAACCTGCTGGCGCCCATGCGCGAGAAGTACTTCGACCTGATGGCCAACCCTGGCCGCATCGAAGACATCCTGCAGGCGGGCGCCGCCAAGGCGCGCAAGCTGGCCACGCCGTTCATGCACGAGCTGCGCCAGGCGGTGGGCCTGCGCAATCTGGATGCCGCGTCGGGCGCCCGGGCCGCGCAGCCCAAGAAGGAAAAGGGCAAGGGCGCGCGCTTCGTCAGCTTCCGCGATGAAGACGGCGGCTTCCGCTTCCGCCTGCTGGCCGCCGACGGCGAGGAACTGCTGCTGTCGCAGCGCTTCGCCGATCCGAAGGAGGCTGGCGCCCTGATGCGCCGCCTGCAGTCGGAACCGGCCGATGCGGTGCTGCAGGCCGACGGGCAAGGCTATGCCGCAATGATCGACGGTGTGGCCGTGGCGACCGCGCCGGCGGGCGCGCAGGATGCATCCGGCGCCTCATTGGCGCGCGCGCGCGCCGCGCTGTCGTCGCTGTCGCAGGAATAA
- a CDS encoding ATP-dependent DNA helicase — protein MLDLDISEFFDADGPLATALPGYKPRPSQVELSQAIGQAIQDRATLVAEAGTGIGKTWAYLVPAFIQGGKVLISTGTRTLQDQLFARDLPRVRAALAAPVTAALLKGRGNYVCHYHLDRLQGDERALKSRTEIQQLRQIQVFAGISKTGDRGDLAQVPEDADIWQRVTSTRENCLGQECPRIRDCFVVKARRQAQEADVVVVNHALFMADLVLREEGVTDLLPEADTVIFDEAHQLPDTATRFLGSSVSTHQLLDFGRAMEAAGLAYAREAAKWSDVSRHVETAARELRLVCAPLDKMPGRKATFEAIPNPEEFDEALLALREAVDGAAKALGAVAEKHPDLMAAARSGAEISVRLKRWATPGRATADHGDEGWGRDDQAPEPAMQSALGDGLSTPVAILEGAAAAEQWSGPAVRWVEHGQHHVRLHSAPLSVAQAFSKYRKPGQAWIMTSATLSVNGEFTHFTSQLGLERARTGKWESPFDYPEQALLFVPRGMPEPQSPQFLDRFVQTLLPLLEASPGGTLVLCTTLRAVDKVANLLADAFDDAGHEWPLLKQGEGTRRDLLDRFCKLEHPVLVGSASFWEGIDLPGDVLTLVAIDKLPFAPPDDPVIEARLRACRAQGGNPFSEYQLPEAAISLKQGAGRLIRTESDWGVLMVGDARLVEKPYGKRLWRGLPPFARTRELEEVLAFYRRKQEPQG, from the coding sequence ATGCTGGACCTGGACATCTCCGAATTCTTCGACGCCGACGGGCCTTTGGCCACGGCCTTGCCTGGCTACAAGCCGCGCCCCTCGCAGGTTGAACTCTCGCAGGCCATAGGCCAAGCCATCCAGGACCGCGCCACCCTGGTGGCCGAGGCGGGCACCGGCATCGGCAAGACCTGGGCCTATCTTGTACCCGCCTTCATCCAGGGCGGCAAGGTGCTGATTTCCACCGGTACCCGCACCCTGCAGGACCAGCTTTTCGCCCGCGACCTGCCGCGCGTGCGCGCGGCGCTGGCCGCGCCGGTGACCGCCGCGCTGCTCAAGGGCCGCGGCAACTACGTCTGTCATTACCACCTGGACCGCCTGCAGGGCGACGAGCGCGCCTTGAAGTCGCGCACCGAAATCCAGCAGCTGCGCCAGATCCAGGTGTTCGCCGGCATCTCCAAGACGGGTGATCGCGGCGACCTGGCGCAGGTGCCGGAAGACGCCGACATCTGGCAGCGCGTGACCTCCACGCGCGAGAACTGCCTGGGCCAGGAATGCCCGCGCATTCGCGACTGTTTCGTGGTGAAGGCGCGCCGCCAGGCGCAAGAAGCCGACGTGGTGGTGGTCAACCACGCCCTGTTCATGGCCGACCTGGTGCTGCGCGAAGAGGGCGTGACCGATCTGCTGCCCGAGGCGGATACCGTGATCTTCGACGAAGCGCACCAGTTGCCGGATACCGCCACCCGCTTCCTGGGCAGCAGCGTGTCCACGCACCAACTGCTGGATTTTGGCCGCGCGATGGAAGCGGCCGGCCTGGCCTATGCGCGCGAGGCCGCCAAATGGAGCGACGTCAGCCGCCATGTGGAAACGGCGGCGCGCGAGCTGCGCCTGGTCTGTGCGCCGCTGGACAAGATGCCTGGCCGCAAGGCCACCTTCGAGGCCATCCCCAACCCCGAGGAATTCGACGAAGCGCTATTGGCGCTGCGCGAGGCCGTGGACGGCGCCGCGAAGGCGCTGGGCGCGGTGGCCGAAAAGCACCCGGACCTGATGGCGGCCGCGCGCAGCGGCGCCGAGATCTCGGTGCGGCTCAAGCGCTGGGCCACGCCAGGACGGGCGACGGCGGATCACGGCGACGAAGGCTGGGGCCGCGACGACCAGGCGCCCGAGCCTGCGATGCAATCGGCGTTGGGCGACGGACTCTCCACGCCCGTCGCGATCCTGGAAGGCGCTGCCGCCGCGGAACAATGGTCCGGGCCCGCGGTGCGCTGGGTCGAGCACGGCCAGCATCACGTGCGCCTGCATTCGGCGCCGCTGTCGGTGGCCCAGGCCTTTTCCAAATACCGCAAGCCGGGCCAGGCCTGGATCATGACCTCGGCCACCTTGTCCGTGAACGGCGAGTTCACCCACTTCACCAGCCAATTGGGGCTGGAGAGGGCGCGCACGGGCAAGTGGGAATCGCCCTTCGACTATCCCGAACAAGCCTTGCTGTTCGTGCCGCGCGGCATGCCCGAACCGCAATCGCCGCAGTTCCTCGACCGTTTCGTGCAGACGCTGCTGCCGCTGCTGGAGGCCAGTCCCGGCGGCACGCTGGTGCTGTGCACGACGCTGCGTGCCGTGGACAAGGTCGCCAACCTGCTGGCCGACGCCTTCGACGATGCCGGACATGAATGGCCCTTGCTCAAGCAGGGCGAAGGCACGCGCCGCGACCTGCTGGACCGCTTCTGCAAGCTGGAGCATCCGGTGCTGGTGGGCAGCGCCAGTTTCTGGGAAGGCATCGACCTGCCTGGCGATGTGCTGACCCTTGTGGCGATCGACAAGCTGCCGTTCGCGCCGCCCGACGATCCCGTCATCGAGGCGCGGCTGCGCGCCTGCCGCGCGCAGGGCGGCAATCCGTTTTCGGAATACCAGTTGCCCGAAGCCGCGATTTCGCTCAAGCAGGGCGCGGGCCGCTTGATCCGCACGGAATCCGATTGGGGGGTGCTGATGGTGGGCGATGCGCGCCTGGTCGAAAAGCCTTACGGCAAGCGACTGTGGCGCGGATTGCCGCCATTTGCGCGGACGCGCGAGCTGGAAGAAGTGCTGGCGTTCTACCGGCGCAAGCAGGAACCGCAGGGCTAG
- a CDS encoding outer membrane protein assembly factor BamD — protein sequence MVIAGCGSTNSKYDKTTNWSAEQLYADAKAEMSSGGWKEARERLTAIESRYPFGVYAQQALLELAYVNWKDGENEQALAAIDRFQQLYPNHPGTDYALYLKGLINFTPASAFMSSITGQDPAERDPKGLRASYDAFNELIKRYPDSKYTVDAEKRVAWLVNTIAMNEVHVARYYYERGAYVAAANRAQTVITDFEGAPATEEALYLMVESYDKLGMTELKNDSQRVYDKNFPNSEFKTKGLKADKSWWNPFN from the coding sequence ATGGTCATCGCCGGTTGCGGCTCGACCAACAGCAAATATGACAAGACCACCAACTGGAGCGCCGAACAGCTCTACGCGGACGCCAAGGCTGAAATGTCTTCGGGCGGCTGGAAAGAAGCGCGCGAGCGGCTGACCGCGATCGAAAGCCGCTACCCCTTCGGCGTCTACGCGCAGCAGGCCCTGCTTGAGCTCGCCTACGTCAACTGGAAGGACGGCGAAAACGAACAGGCCCTGGCCGCCATCGACCGCTTCCAGCAGCTCTACCCCAACCATCCCGGCACCGATTACGCCCTCTACCTGAAGGGCTTGATCAACTTCACCCCGGCCAGCGCCTTCATGAGCAGCATTACCGGCCAGGATCCCGCGGAACGCGATCCCAAGGGTCTGCGCGCGTCCTACGACGCGTTCAACGAGCTGATCAAGCGCTACCCGGACAGCAAGTACACGGTGGACGCCGAGAAGCGCGTCGCCTGGCTGGTCAACACCATCGCCATGAACGAAGTGCACGTCGCCCGCTACTACTATGAGCGCGGTGCCTACGTGGCCGCCGCCAACCGCGCGCAAACCGTCATCACCGACTTCGAAGGCGCCCCCGCCACCGAGGAAGCGCTCTACCTGATGGTCGAGTCCTACGACAAGCTCGGCATGACCGAACTGAAGAACGACTCGCAGCGCGTGTATGACAAGAACTTCCCCAACAGCGAATTCAAGACCAAGGGCCTGAAGGCCGACAAGAGCTGGTGGAACCCCTTCAACTGA
- a CDS encoding GlxA family transcriptional regulator produces the protein MATHRVCILPVPNFQLLDMAGPLSVFQIAAELVPGAYEVAVVSAEGGPVRCSAGVPVLTRPWRGLRADTVLVPGGQGAREPQAAPAMLAYLRGAHARGRRVASVCTGAFVLAQAGILQGRRVTTHWRHAAELQQRHPALAVEADRIYVEDRTVWTSAGITAGIDLALAMVQADHGEAIARATAREMVVYHRRTGGQSQFSVLQDLAPASGRMREVLAHVGQHLDQVLDIERLAAVACLSPRQFCRQFKLETGQTPAKAVERVRAEAARELVEEGEAGMDAIARRVGFGDTERMRRAFIRIYGQPPQALRRGAPA, from the coding sequence ATGGCCACTCACAGAGTATGCATCCTGCCCGTGCCGAACTTCCAGCTGCTCGACATGGCCGGGCCGCTGTCAGTCTTTCAGATCGCCGCCGAACTGGTGCCGGGTGCCTATGAGGTAGCCGTGGTGTCAGCCGAGGGCGGGCCGGTCCGCTGCTCGGCTGGCGTGCCCGTGCTGACGCGCCCCTGGCGTGGCCTGCGCGCCGATACCGTGCTGGTGCCGGGCGGCCAGGGCGCGCGCGAGCCCCAGGCTGCGCCGGCCATGCTGGCCTATCTGCGCGGCGCGCATGCGCGCGGACGGCGCGTGGCCAGCGTCTGCACGGGCGCTTTCGTGCTGGCGCAGGCCGGCATCCTGCAGGGGCGCCGGGTGACGACCCACTGGCGCCACGCCGCCGAATTGCAGCAGCGCCATCCGGCACTGGCGGTGGAGGCGGATCGCATCTATGTCGAAGACCGCACAGTCTGGACCTCGGCGGGCATCACGGCCGGCATCGATCTCGCGTTGGCCATGGTGCAGGCCGACCACGGCGAGGCGATTGCCCGAGCCACCGCCCGCGAGATGGTGGTCTATCACCGGCGCACGGGCGGGCAATCGCAGTTCTCGGTCCTGCAAGACCTGGCGCCGGCCAGCGGACGCATGCGCGAGGTGCTGGCCCACGTCGGCCAACATCTGGATCAAGTGCTGGACATCGAGCGCCTGGCCGCCGTGGCCTGCCTGAGTCCGCGCCAATTCTGCCGCCAGTTCAAGCTTGAAACCGGCCAGACTCCGGCCAAGGCCGTGGAGCGGGTGCGCGCCGAGGCCGCACGCGAACTGGTGGAAGAAGGCGAAGCCGGCATGGACGCCATCGCGCGCCGGGTGGGTTTCGGTGACACGGAACGCATGCGCCGCGCCTTCATCCGCATTTACGGGCAACCGCCACAGGCCTTGCGGCGCGGCGCGCCCGCATGA